In one Trichlorobacter lovleyi SZ genomic region, the following are encoded:
- a CDS encoding ATP-binding protein, producing the protein MPSLTLDAAMVEQLRRVLTAVEQVLPKPVPVIDWTETHAANWRRRGNGGYLDPVPEIEAFHLDDLLGIDEQKRTVEENTRQFLAGLPANNTLLWGTRGTGKSSLVRALLHSYAPQGLRVIQVDKDDLIHLPAIVDEIKRQPYRFILFSDDVSFETGESSYKMLKSALDGSVYAPPENVLIYVTSNRRHLLPEYESDNRGAMLVNNEIHHGETVEEKISLSGRFGLWIGFHPFSQDQFLEVARQWVERLCQRNGSTLRWNEEARQAAILWGRQKGDHSGRIALQFANQWVGSTLLKQGTNN; encoded by the coding sequence ATGCCCTCATTAACCCTTGATGCAGCGATGGTTGAGCAGCTACGGCGGGTGTTGACGGCGGTTGAGCAGGTTCTGCCCAAGCCGGTGCCGGTGATTGACTGGACTGAAACCCATGCCGCCAACTGGCGTCGCCGTGGCAACGGCGGCTATCTCGATCCGGTGCCGGAGATCGAGGCGTTTCATCTGGATGACCTGCTGGGGATTGATGAGCAGAAGCGGACGGTGGAGGAGAACACCCGCCAGTTTCTGGCCGGGCTGCCGGCCAACAACACCCTGCTGTGGGGGACACGGGGCACCGGCAAGTCCTCGTTGGTGCGGGCCCTGCTGCACAGCTATGCCCCGCAGGGGTTACGGGTGATCCAGGTGGACAAGGATGACCTGATACATCTGCCGGCGATTGTGGATGAGATCAAGCGCCAGCCATACCGTTTTATCCTGTTTTCCGATGACGTCTCGTTTGAAACAGGGGAGTCCAGCTACAAGATGCTGAAAAGCGCTCTGGACGGTTCGGTCTATGCCCCGCCGGAAAACGTGCTGATCTACGTCACCTCCAACCGGCGCCATCTGCTGCCGGAATATGAAAGCGACAACCGTGGCGCCATGCTGGTCAATAACGAGATTCACCACGGTGAGACGGTGGAGGAAAAAATATCATTGTCCGGCCGCTTCGGTCTCTGGATCGGCTTTCATCCCTTTAGTCAGGATCAGTTTCTGGAGGTGGCCCGGCAGTGGGTCGAGCGTCTCTGCCAGCGAAACGGCAGCACCCTGCGCTGGAACGAAGAGGCGCGTCAGGCAGCCATCCTTTGGGGACGGCAGAAGGGCGACCACAGCGGGCGAATTGCGCTGCAGTTTGCCAATCAATGGGTGGGTAGCACCCTGTTAAAGCAGGGTACGAACAACTAA
- the hypE gene encoding hydrogenase expression/formation protein HypE, protein MDDDLILLGHGSGGTLSHRLLDDLIVATLSGHGPGEQNDAALLAAGETRLAFTTDGYVVDPPVFPGGTIGSLAVHGTVNDLAMMGARPLWLSCALIIEEGFSRSQLAAILNDMRQAADAAGVRIVTGDTKVVPRGKADRIFITTSGVGVLEHDLAIHGANARPGDRIILSGSMGDHGIAVMSAREGLPLEGLCSDSAPLWDLVEQMLDEAGEGIRVLRDPTRGGVATTLKEIAGQSGVTLQLEEDQLPVHPQVQGVCGILGLDPLYVANEGKLLAIVAPELAEALLARMQRHHLGHRAAIIGTVEAGEPGRVRMRTTVGGMRVVEMLAGEQLPRIC, encoded by the coding sequence ATGGATGATGACCTGATTCTGTTGGGACACGGTAGTGGCGGGACACTCTCGCATCGCCTGCTGGATGATCTGATTGTTGCCACGCTGTCCGGTCACGGACCGGGGGAGCAGAACGATGCTGCCCTGCTGGCTGCCGGAGAGACCCGGCTGGCCTTTACCACTGATGGCTATGTGGTCGATCCGCCGGTCTTTCCCGGTGGTACGATCGGTTCTCTCGCTGTCCACGGCACGGTCAATGATCTGGCCATGATGGGGGCACGCCCCTTGTGGCTTTCCTGCGCCCTGATTATTGAAGAGGGGTTCAGCCGCAGCCAGCTGGCAGCTATCTTGAACGATATGCGCCAGGCTGCCGATGCCGCCGGGGTGAGGATTGTTACCGGCGATACCAAGGTGGTGCCCCGCGGCAAGGCAGACCGGATCTTTATCACCACCTCCGGCGTAGGGGTGCTTGAGCATGACCTGGCCATCCATGGTGCCAATGCCCGTCCCGGCGACCGGATTATCCTGTCCGGCAGCATGGGGGATCACGGGATTGCCGTGATGTCCGCCCGGGAAGGTCTGCCGCTTGAGGGCCTCTGCAGTGATTCTGCCCCGCTTTGGGATCTGGTGGAACAGATGCTGGACGAGGCCGGTGAAGGGATCAGGGTACTGCGTGATCCGACCCGTGGCGGTGTGGCCACGACCCTGAAGGAAATCGCGGGGCAGTCCGGCGTGACGCTGCAGCTTGAAGAAGATCAGTTGCCGGTTCATCCGCAGGTGCAGGGCGTTTGCGGGATACTGGGGCTTGACCCGCTTTACGTCGCCAATGAAGGCAAGCTGCTGGCAATCGTGGCACCGGAACTGGCAGAAGCGCTGCTGGCACGGATGCAGCGTCATCACCTGGGGCACCGGGCCGCCATCATCGGTACGGTTGAGGCCGGAGAACCGGGGCGGGTACGGATGCGGACAACGGTTGGCGGGATGCGGGTGGTGGAGATGCTGGCAGGGGAACAGTTACCGAGAATCTGTTGA
- a CDS encoding substrate-binding periplasmic protein, translated as MKTLLQLVLAILLASPLYAAQTLVLGTADRPPLSTEDQKGFSDRVIIEACKRLGVNVQIIPLASARTLSNAEQALDDGNFLRIAGVEKKFPHLVRVPEPIIEVQFVIFSKNKELKTPNWESLKPYHVGYVRGWLIAEEKIKGVRQVTVVENRTSLFKVLESNRIELAFAELYGGYYLMHTLNLPHLSIAQPPLATKEMFLYLNKKHEKLVPKLAKALRDMKRDGSYDAIFKQTLTPYLPAKHLKKS; from the coding sequence ATGAAGACACTCCTCCAACTTGTGCTTGCAATTCTTCTTGCATCTCCCCTTTATGCTGCTCAAACCCTGGTTCTGGGGACGGCAGACCGCCCACCGCTTTCAACCGAGGACCAGAAAGGCTTCTCCGACAGGGTGATTATCGAGGCCTGCAAGAGACTGGGAGTCAATGTTCAGATCATCCCGCTTGCGTCCGCCCGAACGCTGAGCAATGCAGAGCAGGCGCTTGATGACGGTAATTTTCTGAGAATTGCGGGGGTGGAAAAAAAGTTTCCCCACCTGGTCCGGGTACCGGAACCGATTATTGAGGTGCAGTTCGTAATTTTCTCCAAAAACAAAGAGCTGAAAACGCCCAACTGGGAAAGCCTGAAGCCCTACCATGTGGGGTATGTACGCGGCTGGCTGATTGCCGAAGAGAAGATTAAGGGCGTGCGCCAGGTTACGGTGGTGGAAAACAGGACCAGCCTGTTTAAAGTTCTGGAAAGCAACCGGATTGAGCTGGCCTTTGCTGAACTGTACGGCGGCTATTACCTGATGCACACCCTGAATCTGCCGCACCTGTCCATTGCCCAACCCCCGCTGGCCACCAAAGAGATGTTCCTCTATCTCAACAAAAAGCATGAAAAGCTGGTGCCCAAACTGGCCAAAGCACTGCGTGACATGAAGCGGGACGGCAGTTATGATGCCATCTTCAAGCAGACCCTGACCCCCTATTTACCTGCAAAGCACCTGAAAAAATCTTGA
- a CDS encoding N-acetyltransferase yields the protein MLRKAQIGDVKEIQKLLTTYASKGDMLSRSLSELYEALRDFYVEVAEDGRILGAAALHIVWEDLAEVRSVAVVEDSGRKGVGRALVTACINEARELGLKRIFCLTYKPEFFGKLGFVLVDKATLPHKVWGDCIKCPKFPDCDENAMILDL from the coding sequence ATGCTCCGCAAGGCCCAGATCGGCGATGTGAAGGAAATACAGAAATTATTGACCACCTATGCCAGCAAAGGAGATATGCTCTCCCGCTCTCTGTCGGAGTTATATGAGGCCTTGCGTGATTTTTATGTGGAAGTGGCTGAAGACGGCAGAATCCTGGGAGCTGCTGCCCTGCATATTGTCTGGGAGGATCTGGCCGAAGTCCGTTCGGTGGCCGTGGTGGAGGATTCCGGCCGTAAAGGGGTAGGGCGGGCCCTGGTGACTGCCTGTATCAATGAAGCCCGTGAACTGGGGCTGAAGCGGATCTTCTGTCTGACCTACAAACCGGAATTTTTCGGCAAACTGGGGTTTGTGCTGGTTGACAAGGCAACACTGCCGCACAAGGTCTGGGGGGACTGCATTAAATGCCCCAAGTTTCCTGACTGCGATGAGAATGCCATGATTCTGGATTTATAA
- a CDS encoding sensor histidine kinase, which yields MTADRIIPKSFGIARRFILAIVIFSTALTLAGTCLQLYIDYRKDLSNISRQLAYIETSHLHSLINDIWLFNERGLEAQLKGILALPMIEALRLERKDGPELAVGKTTSRHLISHTIPLSYQHLDKTVPLGTLHITASTDHVIQRMKERVLLILFTQAVMIFFISTFIFLLFYHLIGRHLAVMARHASALTISNLHEPLQLERSQGCPQDAKDELDLLVDSLNSMQAQISDYLTERRQIEDTLHEQATLLEDEIAQRQQAEEELNVINCSLEERIADAINELRRKDTLLLQQSKLAAMGELLNNIAHQWRQPLNNIAVSIQTMQYLNKAGELSQEEMDRDIKAVMDILFYMSGTIDDFRSFFIKDREKREFVLQEIVEKTLNLLRSTLDDKGIMVKVEAEADVRATGYPNEYAQSLMNILNNAHDALLERQVQGPSITLVIRQEGSRSVLTVSDNAGGIPQQILPQIFEPYFTTKGPSQGTGIGLYMAKTMIERNMGGTLTARNTAAGAEFRIEL from the coding sequence TTGACAGCTGACCGGATCATACCGAAGTCATTCGGGATTGCGCGCAGGTTTATCCTCGCCATAGTCATCTTCAGTACCGCCCTGACCCTGGCCGGCACCTGCCTGCAACTGTATATTGATTACCGCAAAGACCTGAGCAATATCAGCCGCCAGCTGGCCTACATTGAGACCAGCCACCTACACAGTCTGATCAATGACATCTGGCTGTTTAATGAGCGCGGGCTAGAGGCCCAGCTGAAGGGGATTCTGGCGCTGCCGATGATTGAAGCGTTACGGCTTGAACGCAAAGACGGCCCGGAGCTAGCCGTTGGTAAGACAACATCCAGGCATCTGATATCACATACCATTCCGCTTTCGTATCAGCATCTCGACAAAACCGTACCGCTCGGCACCCTGCATATCACCGCCAGTACTGACCATGTCATTCAGCGGATGAAGGAGCGGGTACTGCTGATCCTCTTCACCCAGGCAGTCATGATTTTCTTCATCTCAACCTTTATCTTTTTGCTGTTTTATCACCTGATCGGACGGCATTTGGCGGTTATGGCCCGTCATGCTTCTGCCCTCACCATCAGCAATCTGCATGAACCGCTCCAGCTGGAGCGCAGCCAGGGCTGCCCGCAGGACGCCAAGGATGAGCTTGATCTGTTGGTCGATTCACTCAACAGCATGCAGGCCCAGATCAGCGACTACCTCACGGAACGACGACAGATCGAAGACACCCTGCATGAGCAGGCGACGCTGCTGGAAGATGAGATTGCCCAGCGCCAGCAGGCCGAGGAAGAGCTGAACGTCATCAACTGCTCGCTTGAAGAACGGATTGCCGACGCCATCAACGAGCTGCGCAGGAAGGACACTCTGCTGCTGCAGCAAAGCAAACTGGCCGCCATGGGTGAACTGCTGAACAACATCGCCCACCAGTGGCGCCAACCGCTCAATAACATCGCGGTCTCAATTCAGACCATGCAGTACCTGAACAAGGCCGGAGAGCTGTCACAGGAAGAGATGGACCGCGACATCAAGGCGGTGATGGACATCCTTTTCTACATGTCCGGCACGATTGATGACTTCAGAAGCTTTTTCATCAAGGATCGGGAAAAACGGGAATTTGTCCTGCAGGAGATTGTTGAAAAGACGCTGAATCTGCTCAGGTCAACTCTGGATGACAAGGGGATTATGGTCAAGGTAGAGGCAGAAGCGGATGTCCGGGCCACCGGCTATCCCAACGAATACGCCCAGAGCCTGATGAACATCCTCAATAACGCCCATGACGCCCTGCTTGAGCGACAGGTGCAGGGGCCGTCCATTACACTTGTGATCCGGCAGGAAGGCAGCCGTTCCGTACTGACGGTCTCGGACAATGCCGGGGGCATCCCGCAACAGATCCTGCCACAGATCTTCGAACCCTACTTCACCACCAAAGGGCCGAGTCAGGGGACCGGTATCGGTCTCTACATGGCCAAGACCATGATTGAGCGCAACATGGGCGGCACCCTTACGGCCCGCAACACAGCCGCAGGGGCTGAGTTCAGGATCGAGTTATAA
- the ybaK gene encoding Cys-tRNA(Pro) deacylase, which produces MARDKTPVTPAVRVLRAAGISFTEHPYAYEEKGGTAVSSRELGVDEHCVIKTLVMEDDRKQPLIVLMHGDLQVSTKELARLIGARSVEPCKPETAQKHTGYLTGGTSPFGTKKQLPVYLEETILELPRIYLNGGKRGFLVGLAPADLVPLLQPTPVRVGYAK; this is translated from the coding sequence ATGGCCAGGGATAAGACGCCGGTTACTCCGGCAGTTCGGGTGTTGCGGGCAGCGGGGATCAGTTTTACGGAACATCCCTACGCCTATGAAGAGAAGGGTGGTACTGCCGTTTCCTCGCGGGAGCTGGGTGTTGACGAACATTGTGTCATCAAGACCCTGGTGATGGAGGACGACCGCAAGCAGCCGTTGATCGTGCTGATGCACGGTGATCTGCAGGTCTCCACCAAAGAGCTGGCCCGGCTGATCGGTGCCCGTTCGGTGGAACCGTGCAAGCCGGAAACCGCCCAGAAACATACCGGCTATCTGACCGGCGGTACTTCTCCCTTTGGTACGAAAAAACAGCTGCCGGTCTATCTGGAGGAAACGATTCTGGAACTGCCCAGGATTTACCTTAACGGTGGCAAGCGCGGCTTTCTGGTGGGGCTTGCACCGGCTGATCTGGTGCCTCTGTTACAGCCGACCCCGGTGCGGGTCGGGTATGCTAAATGA
- a CDS encoding two-component system sensor histidine kinase NtrB, producing the protein MPRSQFTHSILLGGLFLTAFLLWFAVANYRNAEPVAHSILRGMSLSLGQAIEALAVRDPSLKTLAGFSSSDSAYFSLLDNQGTIRFHRNPDLIGSRIDDQRFQAVVASPVVTEERIRLGTGEVVFETQQQLHLPGETLILRLALHTWQADQIIRRARSGVVVIVVLLAVAWGFGIWVLRLQQRDLQRLEAMARHEQLVRLGELGAVLAHEVRTPLAGIKGFAQLLRERVQESREREYAGKIVAESERLEGLVTDLLTYTRQETMQAGSAVVLELVQDAWDHLAEEALQAKVALQITGAVSRPVACPADRLRQLLLNLFTNAQQAMPQGGDLRVDLSDDGEQATILISDSGPGFAEESLKRAFDPFYTTRASGSGLGLAVCHKIAAGYGGTVRLANARSGGGAEVTLLLPLVKEFA; encoded by the coding sequence ATGCCCCGCTCACAATTCACGCACAGTATACTCCTGGGTGGCCTGTTCCTGACCGCGTTTCTACTCTGGTTTGCGGTCGCCAACTATCGTAATGCCGAGCCTGTTGCCCATTCCATCCTGCGCGGCATGTCCCTCTCGCTGGGGCAGGCGATAGAGGCATTGGCGGTGCGAGACCCCTCCCTGAAGACGCTGGCCGGTTTTAGTTCCAGTGACAGCGCCTATTTTTCGCTGCTCGACAACCAGGGTACGATCCGTTTCCACAGAAATCCTGATCTGATCGGCAGCCGGATTGATGATCAGCGCTTTCAGGCGGTCGTTGCCAGTCCCGTGGTGACTGAAGAACGGATCAGGCTGGGCACCGGTGAGGTGGTGTTTGAGACACAACAACAACTGCACCTGCCGGGCGAGACGCTGATCTTGCGTCTGGCATTGCATACCTGGCAGGCAGATCAGATTATCCGCAGGGCCCGCAGCGGTGTGGTGGTGATTGTAGTGCTGCTGGCTGTGGCCTGGGGCTTTGGCATCTGGGTGCTGCGTCTGCAGCAACGGGATCTGCAGCGGCTTGAGGCGATGGCCCGCCATGAGCAGCTGGTGCGGCTGGGGGAGCTGGGGGCGGTGCTGGCCCACGAGGTACGGACACCGCTGGCAGGTATCAAGGGATTTGCCCAGTTGCTGCGGGAGCGGGTGCAGGAGTCGAGAGAACGGGAGTATGCCGGGAAGATCGTGGCCGAATCGGAGCGTCTTGAAGGGCTGGTGACCGATCTGCTGACCTACACCCGCCAGGAAACGATGCAGGCAGGCTCTGCAGTGGTGTTGGAACTGGTGCAGGATGCCTGGGACCACCTCGCCGAGGAGGCCCTGCAGGCCAAGGTGGCGTTGCAGATAACAGGCGCCGTTAGCAGGCCGGTGGCCTGTCCCGCGGACCGTTTGCGGCAACTGCTGCTCAATCTGTTTACCAACGCCCAACAGGCCATGCCGCAGGGGGGAGACCTGCGGGTTGACCTGTCGGATGATGGCGAGCAGGCAACTATCCTGATCAGCGATAGCGGCCCCGGTTTTGCAGAGGAAAGTCTGAAACGGGCCTTTGATCCGTTTTATACCACCCGTGCCAGTGGCAGCGGGCTGGGCCTGGCGGTTTGCCACAAGATTGCAGCAGGTTATGGCGGAACAGTGAGACTGGCCAACGCCCGTTCAGGCGGGGGGGCTGAGGTTACCCTGTTATTGCCGCTGGTAAAGGAGTTTGCATGA